Proteins co-encoded in one Nicotiana sylvestris chromosome 7, ASM39365v2, whole genome shotgun sequence genomic window:
- the LOC104223377 gene encoding uncharacterized protein: MMQERTCTTCCMPASLRGALRSKLKPFAKSLTSSVYDAVLAGEWNEAMLGTLEWLAPLAHNMIRWQSLEECQIYVHLCYLELLVALSSDISLHFLWERWYSRMTILSQHLIAEVTLLKEKSRGCVQVADTLLLSREVQIYSSLCVSQIKNCHLLP, from the exons ATGATGCAAGAGAGGACCTGTACAACATGCTGCATGCCGGCTAGTTTAAGAGGAGCCCTCAGGTCGAAACTAAAGCCATTTGCCAAGAGCTTGACGTCATCAGTTTATGATGCGGTTCTTGCTGGAGAATGGAATGAAGCAATGCTGGGGACTCTAGAATGGCTCGCTCCGCTTGCTCATAACATGATAAGATGGCAATCCCTTGAG GAATGTCAAATATATGTTCATCTATGTTATTTGGAGCTGCTTGTAGCACTTTCTTCCGATATTTCACTACATTTTCTATGGGAAAG GTGGTACTCGAGGATGACTATACTTTCACAACACCTTATTGCGGAAGTGACGCTTTTGAAAGAAAAGTCGAG GGGTTGTGTGCAAGTTGCCGATACACTACTGCTTTCTCGGGAGGTTCAAATATATTCTTCTTTATGTGTATCTCAAATAAAAAATTGTCATCTCTTGCCTTAA